The Arachis ipaensis cultivar K30076 chromosome B03, Araip1.1, whole genome shotgun sequence region TATCTATGAGTGTACAATATGTGACACGATCAGGCTCACATCCCACCTCTTGCATTTGATTGAACACATTTAGCGCTTCCTTCAAGTAGTTTGCACGGCCATAGCTGTGAATCAGACGATTATAAGTTACAACATTGGGCTTGCATCCATCCTTGACCATCTGCTCAAGCAATTTGTTTATTGCCCCAAACTGTCTTGCACGGCCCAAGATTCCAACCATGGTGGTGTAAGTATGGCCATCATGATAGAATCCAGGGTGTCGCTTCAACCAGTAAAAAAAGTTTAGAGCAAGTGAATGGTCCTGAAGGTTCTTCAGGATTTGATTAGCTTGATATGGATCAATGGAAAAGTTCAGGTTAGATAGAGCCTTCTCCGTAGCAGGACCCCACTTTAACTGCCGCAATATGTCTGAAACTATTTCTACAACACGCCCTGTGTTTGTAAAAGGCCTGTTGGACGAAGCAATTCCGGCTGACATTTTCATATCCCTGGGGTGTCTATTGAAACTTTCCCTAAATGTTCCCAACATTTGTGGATTTTCGGGTTGCATGCTGGAACCAGAATTTGACACAAAGCGGTTTGAGTGAGTTCTTGTCCTCTGTGGCAAGGCCCTGCGGTCTTGATTGTTTAAAGGGAGATTTGGTGCCACCCCTGACTTCTCTGTCCTTGAAGAAGCATCATGCTTAAATCCTGTAGCTATGTTTGTTTTACCTTTTCCCTTTGCACCATGACAATTACTTGTATGGTTTGATGGCTGCTCTATAGGAGTAGAAACAGGTGGTTTGGGATGAACACTAGTAAAATTCTCTCTTCTTATTTGTCTCACATTGGAAGATCTGATGTTGGGTAGGGCCCTTGCAGGGTCAACCATATTTTTAGAATAGCTTAGTATTCCCATCCCATCTGATATAGGAAGCTTATAATTTACTAAATCAGAAAGAAAATTGACAGCTGCAATACCGGCCCTATAAAACTGGTCCGCATTAAGGGGAGTTGAGTGTGCAGAATGGTTCTGAACACCATCAGCAAGACTAGCGTATGTTACAGAGTTTGGTATACTTGATGGACTAGAAGTAGACCTGATTTGTTGTACACAAGTGGATTGGTCAGCACCTTCAATCTTGTGGGAAGCTGGCCCATTGGCTGAATTTCCTGAAACCAGCACTTCTACTCCAGATATGGCTCTTGATGCAGCAGAGGATTGTTTCTGTGCACTTAAAACCTCATTTTTCACGTCCTGTCTTCTTGACACACATGTTTCATCCTCGGAGCAAGTGCATGAATTGCCATCGGCTGCATTACATCGTGTACCACCAAGGAAAAAAGTTCTAGCACTGCTTGAAAGTGTACCAATCTGCTTGGCTCGTAACATGTTCTGCAGGAAATGAAGTTGAATAGATCATTATCATGACATACGTCCATATCATCAACTAAAGTTGCACTTTGGATTTTTGGTAAAGGAGAAGAAGCATCAAGGCCCGAAACACCAACACCACCTACCTAGCTAAGCCAAGACACAATCTAAGAAGGTGTACACCATAATCATCAAGGTGACCTTGTATCAGAGCAGCTACTAttaagacacaaaacttaaagtaAAAAGAAGGTAAATGTAATGGTGCCTTAACACAATTTCATCCATAAAGACCATATCCACTAACCATCAGCGGAAAATCCTACTTCCCAAATATAATAAGCAACTAAACAACACTAAACCAGTCACATAAAAACTTCCAAGAAATGGAACACTCTGTATAGCTCCTCTATCCAACATCTCCATAAGATTTTCTTCTCTCCAGGGCCATCAGAAGTCTAACTAACTAGAACCGGAACAATGACATGGGTTTTATCCCATGTCAGACTCACATTAGGAGCAACATACCAAAATCACTATAACAGAACCAAAAAGGAAGAAGGCCCACAGAAAGCACTCTCAATCGAccaagattaattaaaaatccaAATATGTAACTCAGCATACAGAGAGTTCTGCTTTCTAGCTAACTTGAATGAAACAAACTTTTCCAAGAAAATAGGCACGTCATGACAGCAATTTCCCAACTAACAGAGAAAATTAATGATAGATCACACGCAACTAAATTTTCACAGCCCCTTTAATCTGTTGGCAATTTAGACCTCCACAAAACCAAACAACATAAACCAGAACACCGTAGTTCTACTAAGTCTGAGGAACCAAATACATTTCACTGGGCatataactgtaaaataaaaaaagaatgcttttattattattatttgcagCATAAACGCGTCCAAGAAGCACAAGAAACGCGTTCCAAAAGCACAGAAAAGGGAAAAGATGAAAAATTGAGGATTGACCCATTAAACAATGCAGCTCACGAAGTAAACCCAGCCTTCAAAACCGGaaataagagagaagagagggaaggGTTACCTGCATGGTTGAGGTCAGTGTTATGGAACCATAGAAGAGAAAGGAGAAGGAGTGAAAGAAGAGAGAGGTGGCGGCGGCAAGGTTTGTGCTGTGTGGCGTCAAAGGAAGAGACTTGTCCAAGCAAATTGGGGAGACACGCGTGTGTGTGCCCTCAAATATTCAGTCTCTCCCCATTTTCCCTTTGCTCTCGTTTCctgtttaattattattaatcaaTTAAGTAATTACTAGTATTTCATTACACCTAAACAGTGATGTCTGTGTGTCTGTCTCTGCCTTGTGGCACACGCGTGACGTGGTCATTAGAAAGTTCGTAAGGCTTTACGTTTGTATTGTTTAAGCCACATAATcatattttcatttatgaattactCTAAATTATCACTTATGAAAATTATCcagaaatttttttatgaaagctACATTAGTGTATTGGCCCAATATTGAGAAGGGAGGTGTTTTTTTAGATTGTGAGCGTCAATTTTAACACGTTAGAGACATGGTGACAGAATTTCAAAGGCGTGGCAGACGATGGAAATACGCATGGGGCGTGGTGAGGTGGTTTGCAGTAATGGGTGGCATAGCCTCGGCAACATGCAGGGACGTATTGCTTCTGAATCTTGGCAGTGCAGCAAGGTCTTTACTCTTTCCGGAGAGTCTGGAGTAACACGAGGGCGTATTGCAGGAGGTCTGCATGCAGGGGACAATCCCCACTCCAGTAACCAGTAACGTTTAAAGAAGTTCTATAAATTAAGCTTTTGGGGACCATTTTCATGCATAAGTATTGTTGTTGAATGTTTCACAATTTTATTGTGAGAGGAGAAGTTGAGAGGCTAAAGAAGAGTGTTAGAGTTAAGTTTGTTTGTGTTGTTGAATGCTTCACAATTTTACTGTGAGAGAAGAAGTTGAAAAGCTGAAGAAGATTGTTAGAGTTAGGGTTGTTTGaaggaaaaaaattatataaaaaaattattaatttgtagTGATTAAAAATGGTATATTATATAATCTGTTGATTTTTATAATAaacttttataataatttttgtattatgattttattatcgtaatataaattatattatgattgttgttgtttttatttttttttaattaaatttatgtattttattattttaaatacttgaatgTATTTAACCTACTAGGTTTATTAACTACTATACAAGAAGCCCACAGCATATTNNNNNNNNNNNNNNNNNNNNNNNNNNNNNNNNNNNNNNNNNNNNNNNNNNNNNNNNNNNNNNNNNNNNNNNNNNNNNNNNNNNNNNNNNNNNNNNNNNNNNNNNNNNNNNNNNNNNNNNNNNNNNNNNNNNNNNNNNNNNNNNNNNNNNNNNNNNNNNNNNNNNNNNNNNNNNNNNNNNNNNNNNNNNNNNNNNNNNNNNNNNN contains the following coding sequences:
- the LOC107630789 gene encoding pentatricopeptide repeat-containing protein At1g74750 translates to MQNMLRAKQIGTLSSSARTFFLGGTRCNAADGNSCTCSEDETCVSRRQDVKNEVLSAQKQSSAASRAISGVEVLVSGNSANGPASHKIEGADQSTCVQQIRSTSSPSSIPNSVTYASLADGVQNHSAHSTPLNADQFYRAGIAAVNFLSDLVNYKLPISDGMGILSYSKNMVDPARALPNIRSSNVRQIRRENFTSVHPKPPVSTPIEQPSNHTSNCHGAKGKGKTNIATGFKHDASSRTEKSGVAPNLPLNNQDRRALPQRTRTHSNRFVSNSGSSMQPENPQMLGTFRESFNRHPRDMKMSAGIASSNRPFTNTGRVVEIVSDILRQLKWGPATEKALSNLNFSIDPYQANQILKNLQDHSLALNFFYWLKRHPGFYHDGHTYTTMVGILGRARQFGAINKLLEQMVKDGCKPNVVTYNRLIHSYGRANYLKEALNVFNQMQEVGCEPDRVTYCTLIDIHAKAGYLDVAMSMYDRMQEAGLSPDTFTYSVIIHSLGKSGNLAAAHRLFCEMVNQGCVPNLVTYNIMIALQAKARNYQTALKLYRDMKNAGFEPDKVTYSIVMEVLGHCGYLEEAEAVFIEMKRKNWVPDEPVYGLLVDLWGKSGNVEKAWEWYQAMLTAGLLPNVPTCNSLLSAFLRMHRLPDAYNLLQSMVALGLNPSLQTYTLLLSCCTDAQSPYDMGFCCELMAITRHPAHAFLVSMPAAGPDGQNVRDHVSKFLDLMHSEDREGKRGLVDAVVDFLHKSGLKEEAGSVWEVAAQRNVYPDAVKEKSSCYWLINLHVMSDGTAVTALSRTLAWFRKEMLISGIIPSRIDIVTGWGRRSRVTGTSLVRQAVHELLHIFSFPFFTENGNSGCFVGCGEPLSKWLLHPYVERMHLL